One Salipiger sp. H15 DNA segment encodes these proteins:
- a CDS encoding MraY family glycosyltransferase, with protein MNVFLVSVVLIHFFQPLAVRLGFVDVPAGRKRHEQTTPTCGGIAILLAIAVAALFGALAASLVVCLWVLGAACIGAADDLRGLPATGRLIGYGMAALLLFVTHEIPVVAFGDMARLPGDIMPTAGLVIGFGFALLLLNSINMMDGLDGLAGGVSMSALFWLVLIASRFGAEGIAGDAQIVMAATAGFLVFNLRTAWRSRACVFLGDAGSTALGAALAYLILGLSGTEGGPTLPALLWLVAVPVIDTLSLIVRRFAAGRSPFSADRWHLHHLLLDLGLSHARVTLVISAIAFVCGGVGFFGMVVGVRASVMMIGLVPLVVAHTALVLVATKGIRIEVPANSPLPPDVAPFKGSVEGTAKQPEAIRVVH; from the coding sequence TTGAATGTATTTCTGGTTTCCGTTGTCCTGATCCACTTCTTCCAGCCACTGGCGGTGCGCCTCGGCTTTGTCGACGTGCCCGCCGGGCGCAAGCGGCACGAGCAGACCACCCCGACCTGCGGCGGCATCGCCATCCTGCTGGCCATCGCGGTCGCGGCGCTGTTCGGGGCGCTGGCGGCCTCGCTGGTCGTCTGCCTCTGGGTGCTGGGCGCCGCCTGCATCGGCGCCGCCGACGACCTGCGCGGGCTGCCCGCCACCGGCCGCCTGATCGGCTATGGCATGGCGGCGCTGCTGCTCTTCGTCACGCACGAGATCCCCGTCGTGGCCTTCGGCGACATGGCCCGGCTGCCGGGGGACATCATGCCGACCGCCGGCCTGGTGATCGGCTTCGGCTTTGCGCTGCTCCTGCTCAACAGCATCAACATGATGGACGGTCTCGACGGGCTTGCCGGCGGCGTCAGCATGTCGGCGCTGTTCTGGCTCGTCCTGATCGCCTCGAGGTTCGGCGCGGAGGGCATCGCGGGCGACGCGCAGATCGTCATGGCGGCAACGGCCGGATTCCTCGTCTTCAACCTGCGCACGGCCTGGCGGTCGCGGGCCTGCGTGTTCCTCGGCGATGCCGGGAGCACGGCGCTCGGTGCGGCGCTGGCCTACCTGATCCTCGGGCTGAGCGGCACGGAGGGCGGCCCGACGCTGCCCGCACTGCTGTGGCTGGTGGCGGTTCCCGTCATCGACACGCTGAGCCTGATCGTCCGGCGCTTCGCCGCGGGGCGCAGCCCGTTCTCGGCGGATCGCTGGCACCTGCACCACCTGCTGCTCGACCTTGGCCTGTCCCACGCCCGCGTGACCCTGGTCATTTCCGCGATCGCCTTCGTCTGTGGCGGGGTCGGCTTCTTCGGCATGGTGGTGGGGGTGCGGGCCTCGGTGATGATGATCGGGCTGGTTCCGCTGGTGGTGGCCCATACGGCGCTGGTGCTGGTCGCGACCAAGGGCATCCGCATCGAGGTGCCCGCCAATTCGCCCCTGCCGCCCGACGTGGCCCCCTTCAAGGGAAGCGTGGAGGGCACTGCAAAACAACCTGAAGCAATAAGGGTGGTCCACTGA